The following coding sequences lie in one Alicyclobacillus curvatus genomic window:
- a CDS encoding ROK family protein — translation MDYTIAFDVGGSYIKSAVLQGQVLRNGTYAVYPAQAQAKRDEWLDYMVGVILSQVEKLTDTAARVNGIGFAFPGPFDYENGICYIKGLAKFENLYQVNLKHEIHTRLLKGSAPRLRLNDGFQIRFENDAALFALGEYIGGKAKGYHRAICLTLGTGAGSAFLVNGAVVKEGEGVPPDGVVFPEQFRDSIVDDYISRRGILRLAADAGMDCHLDVLDLAELAKQGDPVARRVFHQFGRDLGEMLSRYLLSFRPEIVVIGGQIAKSHSLFVPGFQETVGTEVMFADNRLGGGWSCGADGNVDGNDESKVLIEFDDDTSRMTLLGVSKLLSNTGGVCV, via the coding sequence GTGGATTATACCATCGCGTTTGATGTTGGAGGTTCATATATCAAGTCGGCTGTGCTTCAGGGTCAAGTGCTGCGAAATGGTACCTATGCGGTTTACCCCGCTCAGGCACAAGCAAAGCGAGACGAATGGCTGGATTACATGGTTGGTGTCATTCTTTCACAGGTTGAAAAACTAACCGACACTGCAGCCAGAGTGAACGGGATTGGATTCGCGTTTCCGGGTCCATTCGATTACGAAAACGGTATTTGCTACATCAAGGGGCTTGCGAAGTTCGAGAATCTCTATCAAGTCAACTTAAAGCATGAAATCCATACGCGACTGCTGAAGGGTAGTGCACCGCGACTGCGGCTGAATGATGGATTTCAGATTCGGTTTGAAAACGACGCTGCCCTCTTTGCGCTTGGCGAATACATCGGTGGTAAGGCGAAAGGTTACCACAGGGCAATCTGTCTGACGCTGGGGACTGGAGCGGGATCGGCCTTTTTGGTCAATGGAGCTGTCGTGAAGGAAGGTGAAGGCGTACCGCCTGATGGCGTTGTTTTCCCGGAACAATTTCGCGACTCTATCGTTGATGATTACATTTCCCGACGGGGGATTCTGAGATTGGCTGCTGACGCGGGTATGGACTGTCACCTGGACGTGTTGGACCTTGCCGAACTGGCCAAGCAAGGGGACCCCGTTGCGAGACGGGTGTTCCATCAGTTCGGTCGTGATCTCGGTGAAATGCTCAGTCGCTACCTGTTGTCTTTCCGACCAGAGATTGTCGTTATTGGCGGACAAATTGCCAAGAGCCATTCGCTGTTTGTCCCTGGTTTTCAAGAGACGGTCGGTACGGAAGTGATGTTTGCAGACAACCGTCTGGGTGGTGGTTGGAGTTGCGGTGCTGATGGCAATGTCGACGGCAACGACGAGAGTAAGGTTTTGATTGAATTCGATGATGACACCTCACGCATGACCTTGCTTGGCGTTTCGAAACTACTTTCAAACACGGGTGGTGTATGCGTCTGA
- a CDS encoding class I mannose-6-phosphate isomerase has protein sequence MTSHYDTKPTVAIHGFDEQAWQGYPAIADRIQRSLEDTRKGIVTVETYPAVRVAEIVEGLRKALDISKVVYAEDASLPTDKVNSMVERYLTDDRVFGRMAPFEPDELFDDGRLAELRKEIDHVECGVVLVIGFCASLVTRGDILVYADLARWEIQLRYRSGEFCNWKAENYDEDTLRKFKRGYFFEWRVADRLKRQLLPEICLYLDTNVKNEPKMVTGAALRGGLQQTSGRPFRLVPYFDPGVWGGHWLESHIDLPLQHHPYAWGFDGVPEENSLYFLYGDVCIELPAINLVFAAPKQLLGERVYARFGAEFPIRFDFLDTMDGQNLSLQVHPTTDYIQQTFGMHYTQDESYYILDAKPGAKVYLGLREGVDPEQLMGDLRRAEDGQIPFPVGQYVNTFPAEKHDHFLIPAGTVHCSGRDCVVLEISATPYIFTFKLWDWDRLGLDGRPRPVHLLHGFKNLRWDRTTTWVESELISQVDPVAEGDGWREERTGLHEFEFIETRRHWFSNPVLHATGGSVNVLNLVEGDEATVVSPTDAFHPFVVHYAETFIIPAAVGEYVVRPSGPSVGRTIATIKAYVR, from the coding sequence TTGACGTCACATTACGACACAAAACCGACAGTCGCGATTCACGGTTTTGATGAACAGGCATGGCAGGGCTATCCCGCGATTGCGGATAGGATTCAGCGTTCGCTCGAGGATACACGGAAGGGCATCGTTACTGTCGAAACTTATCCTGCGGTGCGCGTAGCAGAAATCGTGGAAGGGCTGCGGAAAGCACTAGACATCTCAAAGGTAGTGTATGCCGAGGACGCATCTCTTCCGACGGACAAGGTGAACAGCATGGTTGAAAGGTACCTCACCGACGATCGCGTTTTTGGACGCATGGCCCCCTTCGAGCCTGATGAGCTGTTTGATGATGGTCGGCTTGCGGAACTACGCAAGGAAATCGACCATGTCGAATGCGGTGTCGTATTGGTCATTGGTTTTTGCGCCTCACTCGTGACACGTGGCGACATCCTCGTGTATGCCGACCTCGCACGCTGGGAGATTCAACTGCGTTACCGCAGCGGCGAGTTTTGCAACTGGAAGGCCGAAAATTACGATGAAGACACCTTACGCAAGTTCAAACGAGGCTATTTTTTTGAGTGGCGTGTAGCAGATAGACTCAAGCGGCAATTGCTCCCAGAGATTTGTCTCTACCTCGACACCAACGTCAAGAACGAGCCGAAAATGGTCACAGGTGCGGCACTCCGCGGCGGACTCCAGCAAACGTCCGGCCGCCCTTTTCGCCTGGTTCCGTATTTCGATCCCGGTGTTTGGGGTGGACACTGGCTAGAGTCTCACATCGACCTTCCGCTCCAACATCATCCGTATGCTTGGGGCTTTGACGGCGTGCCTGAGGAGAACAGTCTGTACTTTCTGTATGGCGATGTATGCATAGAGCTGCCAGCTATCAACCTGGTATTTGCTGCACCTAAACAACTACTTGGAGAACGGGTGTATGCGAGGTTTGGGGCTGAGTTCCCCATAAGGTTTGACTTTCTCGACACGATGGATGGACAAAATCTTAGTCTTCAAGTCCATCCTACGACGGACTACATCCAGCAGACGTTCGGTATGCACTACACGCAGGACGAGAGCTACTACATTTTAGATGCCAAGCCAGGAGCCAAAGTGTACCTGGGACTACGAGAAGGGGTAGATCCTGAACAGCTGATGGGGGACCTTCGACGTGCAGAAGATGGGCAGATACCTTTTCCGGTTGGCCAATATGTAAACACTTTTCCTGCCGAAAAACACGACCACTTTCTGATTCCCGCTGGAACCGTGCATTGCTCAGGGCGAGACTGTGTTGTGCTCGAGATAAGTGCTACTCCGTACATCTTCACGTTCAAACTATGGGATTGGGATAGGCTAGGTCTTGACGGAAGGCCCCGTCCAGTACACCTGCTGCATGGATTCAAGAACCTTCGCTGGGACAGAACGACGACTTGGGTCGAGTCTGAGCTCATCAGTCAAGTAGACCCTGTTGCAGAAGGAGATGGCTGGCGAGAAGAACGTACGGGCTTGCACGAATTTGAGTTTATCGAGACGAGGAGGCATTGGTTTTCAAATCCGGTTTTGCACGCGACGGGTGGCAGCGTCAACGTACTTAACCTCGTGGAAGGCGATGAAGCCACTGTTGTGAGTCCGACAGATGCATTCCATCCGTTTGTCGTCCATTACGCAGAAACCTTTATCATTCCAGCCGCTGTGGGCGAGTATGTCGTGCGTCCATCCGGACCGAGTGTTGGGAGGACCATCGCGACGATTAAGGCCTATGTCCGCTGA